A window of Candidatus Bathyarchaeota archaeon contains these coding sequences:
- a CDS encoding UbiD family decarboxylase, which translates to MTLRGFIKELKKSGELTKITKPVSVEYEMAGIIAANCEKPIMFENVKESSIPVVAGLVSSKELICRSMGIKKTQLLPKLLSAIEQPVAPTMVEKAACQEVVHTGADVDLTKLPIMHYTEMDGGKYIASAVSIIKDPQTGARNMCFHRLMLKDKNHFVARIVENRGTDTALKNAGGELEIAICLGNSTAVLLAAATTLPMGVDELAMANALEKTDLVKCKTVNLEVPADCEFVFEGKITKEKASEGPFLDLTGIVDRTRQQPVIEIKCITHRKNPIYQTILAGRNEHKFLMGMPKEPTIYKEVSKVCQCKDVYITPGGCSWLHAVVQIKKQNPEDGKNAIAAAFKGHGSLKHCVVVDEDINIYDPHDVEWAIATRFQADKNSIILSNQPGSSLDPSGDLSEGKKATTAKAGLDATAPLVSTGKGFSKVDYIKVDLNKYL; encoded by the coding sequence TTGACCTTAAGAGGCTTCATAAAGGAACTTAAAAAAAGTGGCGAATTAACCAAAATCACCAAGCCCGTCTCGGTTGAGTACGAGATGGCAGGCATCATCGCGGCAAACTGCGAAAAACCCATCATGTTTGAAAACGTCAAAGAATCCAGCATCCCCGTCGTAGCCGGATTAGTTTCAAGCAAAGAGCTGATTTGCCGCAGTATGGGCATCAAAAAAACTCAGCTTCTACCCAAATTGCTGTCGGCGATTGAGCAGCCAGTCGCACCCACAATGGTTGAGAAAGCGGCGTGCCAAGAAGTCGTCCATACCGGTGCAGACGTGGACTTAACCAAGCTGCCCATCATGCATTACACTGAAATGGACGGCGGAAAATACATCGCCTCAGCCGTCTCCATAATCAAAGACCCCCAAACAGGCGCCCGCAACATGTGCTTCCACCGCCTGATGCTCAAAGACAAAAACCACTTCGTCGCCCGCATCGTCGAAAACAGAGGCACCGATACCGCGCTCAAGAATGCAGGCGGCGAACTTGAAATCGCCATCTGCTTGGGTAACTCTACTGCGGTTCTGCTTGCTGCTGCCACCACACTCCCGATGGGCGTGGACGAATTGGCGATGGCTAACGCTTTGGAGAAAACTGATTTGGTCAAATGCAAAACCGTTAACCTTGAAGTGCCTGCGGACTGCGAATTTGTCTTTGAGGGCAAAATCACCAAAGAGAAAGCCTCTGAAGGACCTTTCTTGGACTTAACAGGCATCGTGGACCGCACCCGCCAGCAACCAGTCATCGAAATCAAATGCATCACCCACCGCAAGAACCCCATCTACCAGACGATTTTGGCAGGACGCAACGAACACAAATTCCTAATGGGCATGCCAAAAGAACCCACCATCTACAAAGAAGTCAGCAAAGTCTGCCAATGCAAAGACGTCTACATCACCCCCGGCGGATGCAGCTGGCTCCACGCAGTTGTCCAAATCAAAAAACAGAACCCTGAGGACGGCAAGAACGCGATAGCAGCCGCCTTCAAAGGCCACGGCTCACTCAAGCACTGCGTCGTAGTGGACGAAGACATAAACATCTACGACCCCCACGACGTGGAGTGGGCAATCGCTACACGCTTCCAAGCCGACAAAAACAGCATCATCCTCAGCAACCAACCTGGCTCATCTCTGGATCCCTCAGGCGACCTCTCCGAGGGCAAGAAAGCCACAACCGCAAAAGCAGGCTTAGACGCCACGGCCCCGTTGGTCTCGACTGGCAAAGGTTTCAGCAAGGTTGATTACATAAAAGTGGATTTAAACAAGTACCTGTGA
- a CDS encoding DUF126 domain-containing protein → MEQLKGRIIYKGKAEGEALVTSMPISFYGGVDPNTGEVIEKGHELQGQSIKGKVLVFPQGKGSTVGSYTLYRLKKNGVAPAAMINKETETIVAVGAIISEIPFVDKIDVSKIKTGNKVKVENATVTLA, encoded by the coding sequence ATGGAACAACTAAAAGGCAGAATCATCTACAAAGGCAAAGCCGAAGGCGAAGCTCTCGTCACATCGATGCCGATTAGCTTCTATGGCGGCGTTGACCCCAACACTGGCGAAGTCATCGAGAAGGGCCACGAACTCCAAGGGCAGAGCATCAAAGGCAAAGTGTTGGTGTTCCCGCAGGGCAAAGGTAGCACTGTGGGTAGCTACACACTCTACAGGCTCAAAAAGAACGGCGTCGCACCCGCAGCCATGATCAACAAGGAAACCGAAACCATCGTCGCAGTCGGCGCAATCATCAGCGAAATCCCCTTCGTAGACAAAATCGACGTCAGCAAAATCAAAACAGGAAACAAAGTCAAAGTAGAAAACGCCACAGTTACTTTAGCTTAA
- a CDS encoding aconitase X catalytic domain-containing protein, whose amino-acid sequence MELTSQEQAMLDGKEGYAVRKSMEILVALGEIFGAKNLIGVGSVQVAGVSYHNLGDAGLEFLNTLAADGKVKVQTTLNPAGMDLEKWQQLGISPEFAEKQNLVIDAFQRMGIIVSCTCTPYLIGNLPLYGEHVAWSESSAVTFANSVLGARTNREGGPSALAAAFVGKTPNYGLHLDENRVPDVHVQVNAELSKLSDWGALGYAIGKKAENKIPYITGIKAAELDELKSFCASVVTYGVKPLFYIKGITPGAELQKQPPTTVTVDQSDLKIAYDAINDDVNDIELVCLGCPHCSIKEISEIATLLEGKKVAEGTELWVATSRTAKQLADKRGYTATIEAAGGKFACDTCMAVAPLKGRFKSLATTSAKGCFYSRQNLMKTKMGSIEECVEAAVSGKWNN is encoded by the coding sequence ATGGAGCTAACTAGTCAAGAACAAGCCATGCTGGACGGAAAAGAAGGCTACGCCGTCCGCAAAAGCATGGAAATCCTCGTCGCCCTCGGCGAAATCTTCGGAGCCAAAAACCTCATCGGCGTCGGCAGCGTCCAAGTGGCAGGCGTCAGCTACCACAACCTCGGCGACGCAGGCCTAGAATTCCTCAACACACTCGCCGCTGACGGCAAAGTGAAGGTGCAAACCACCCTAAACCCCGCAGGCATGGACCTAGAGAAGTGGCAGCAACTCGGCATAAGCCCCGAATTCGCTGAAAAACAAAACCTAGTTATAGACGCATTCCAACGCATGGGAATCATTGTCAGTTGCACTTGTACACCTTACCTTATCGGCAACCTCCCACTCTACGGCGAACACGTGGCGTGGTCAGAAAGCAGCGCAGTAACATTCGCCAACTCCGTCTTGGGTGCACGCACCAACCGTGAAGGCGGACCCTCAGCTTTGGCGGCGGCTTTTGTGGGCAAAACCCCAAACTACGGCTTGCACCTCGACGAAAACCGCGTTCCCGACGTCCACGTCCAAGTAAACGCTGAACTGTCTAAGCTCTCCGACTGGGGCGCACTGGGCTACGCCATCGGCAAGAAGGCGGAAAACAAAATCCCCTACATCACAGGCATCAAAGCGGCAGAGCTTGATGAACTCAAAAGTTTCTGCGCATCCGTGGTAACTTACGGCGTGAAGCCGTTGTTCTACATCAAAGGCATAACCCCCGGAGCAGAACTCCAAAAACAACCCCCCACCACAGTAACAGTAGACCAAAGTGACCTCAAAATCGCATACGACGCCATAAACGACGACGTAAACGACATAGAACTCGTCTGCCTCGGCTGCCCCCACTGCTCCATCAAAGAAATCTCTGAAATCGCAACCTTGCTGGAGGGCAAAAAAGTGGCGGAAGGCACCGAACTTTGGGTAGCGACTTCAAGAACAGCCAAACAACTCGCAGATAAACGCGGCTACACGGCAACCATCGAGGCAGCGGGAGGCAAATTCGCATGCGACACCTGCATGGCAGTCGCCCCCCTCAAAGGAAGATTCAAGTCGCTGGCGACTACGTCGGCGAAGGGCTGCTTCTATTCAAGGCAGAACCTTATGAAAACCAAGATGGGCAGTATTGAAGAATGTGTTGAAGCGGCGGTGAGTGGAAAATGGAACAACTAA